The Pongo abelii isolate AG06213 chromosome 20, NHGRI_mPonAbe1-v2.0_pri, whole genome shotgun sequence genome window below encodes:
- the ZNF121 gene encoding zinc finger protein 121 isoform X2, with protein sequence MENGEIFSEHSCLNAHMGTENTGDTYDCDEYGENFPMLHNSAPTGETLSVLNQCRKAFSLTPNVHQRTWIGDKSFEYSDCEEAFVDQSHLQANRITHNGETLYEQKQCGRAFTYSTSHAVSVKMHTVEKPYECKECGKFFRYSSYLNSHMRTHTGEKPYECKECGKCFTVSSHLVEHVRIHTGEKPYQCKECGRAFAGRSGLTKHVRIHTGEKPYECNECGKAYNRFYLLTEHFKTHTEEKPFECKVCGKSFRSSSCLKNHFRIHTGIKPYKCKECGKAFTVSSSLHNHVKIHTGEKPYECKDCGKAFATSSQLIEHIRTHTGEKPYICKECGKTFRASSHLQKHVRIHTGEKPYICNECGKAYNRFYLLTKHLKTH encoded by the coding sequence ATGGAAAATGGAGAAATCTTCAGTGAACACTCATGCCTTAATGCACACATGGGTACTGAAAATACAGGGGACACTTATGACTGTGATGAATATGGAGAAAACTTTCCCATGTTACACAACAGTGCCCCTACTGGAGAGACACTTTCTGTGTTGAATCAGTGCAGAAAAGCCTTCAGCCTGACACCAAATGTTCACCAGAGAACGTGGATAGGAGACAAATCCTTTGAATACAGTGACTGTGAGGAAGCCTTTGTTgatcagtcacatcttcaggcaaATAGGATAACTCACAATGGAGAAACACTCTATGAACAGAAGCAATGTGGGAGAGCTTTTACTTACTCCACAAGCCATGCTGTGTCTGTTAAAATGCATACTGTAGAAAAACCCtacgaatgtaaggaatgtggaaaattcTTTAGATATTCTTCATATCTTAATAGTCACATGCGAACCCATACtggggagaaaccctatgaatgtaaggaatgtgggaaatgCTTCACTGTTTCTTCACACCTAGTTGAACATgtaagaattcatactggagagaaaccttatcaatgtaaggaatgtggaagagcCTTCGCTGGGCGCTCAGGCCTTACTAAACATGTACGAAtacacactggagagaagccctatgaatgtaatgaatgtgggaaagcctacAATAGGTTTTATCTACTAACTGAACATTTTAAAACTCACACAGAGGAGAAGCCCTTTGAATGTAAGGTATGTGGAAAATCCTTCAGAAGCTCTTCATGCCTTAAGAATCACTTTAGAATTCACACTGGAATAAAACCCTATAAATGTAAGGAGTGTGGGAAAGCATTCACTGTTTCCTCAAGCTTACATAATCATGTAAAAAtccatactggagagaagccctatgaatgtaaggaCTGTGGGAAAGCCTTTGCTACATCTTCACAACTCATTGAACATAtaagaactcacactggagagaaaccgtatatatgtaaggaatgtgggaaaaccTTCCGTGCTTCTTCACACCTACAGAAACATGttagaattcacactggagagaaaccctatatatgt
- the ZNF121 gene encoding zinc finger protein 121 isoform X1 has translation MAEIHNGGELCDFMENGEIFSEHSCLNAHMGTENTGDTYDCDEYGENFPMLHNSAPTGETLSVLNQCRKAFSLTPNVHQRTWIGDKSFEYSDCEEAFVDQSHLQANRITHNGETLYEQKQCGRAFTYSTSHAVSVKMHTVEKPYECKECGKFFRYSSYLNSHMRTHTGEKPYECKECGKCFTVSSHLVEHVRIHTGEKPYQCKECGRAFAGRSGLTKHVRIHTGEKPYECNECGKAYNRFYLLTEHFKTHTEEKPFECKVCGKSFRSSSCLKNHFRIHTGIKPYKCKECGKAFTVSSSLHNHVKIHTGEKPYECKDCGKAFATSSQLIEHIRTHTGEKPYICKECGKTFRASSHLQKHVRIHTGEKPYICNECGKAYNRFYLLTKHLKTH, from the exons ATG GCAGAAATCCACAATGGAGGGGAACTCTGTGACTTTATGGAAAATGGAGAAATCTTCAGTGAACACTCATGCCTTAATGCACACATGGGTACTGAAAATACAGGGGACACTTATGACTGTGATGAATATGGAGAAAACTTTCCCATGTTACACAACAGTGCCCCTACTGGAGAGACACTTTCTGTGTTGAATCAGTGCAGAAAAGCCTTCAGCCTGACACCAAATGTTCACCAGAGAACGTGGATAGGAGACAAATCCTTTGAATACAGTGACTGTGAGGAAGCCTTTGTTgatcagtcacatcttcaggcaaATAGGATAACTCACAATGGAGAAACACTCTATGAACAGAAGCAATGTGGGAGAGCTTTTACTTACTCCACAAGCCATGCTGTGTCTGTTAAAATGCATACTGTAGAAAAACCCtacgaatgtaaggaatgtggaaaattcTTTAGATATTCTTCATATCTTAATAGTCACATGCGAACCCATACtggggagaaaccctatgaatgtaaggaatgtgggaaatgCTTCACTGTTTCTTCACACCTAGTTGAACATgtaagaattcatactggagagaaaccttatcaatgtaaggaatgtggaagagcCTTCGCTGGGCGCTCAGGCCTTACTAAACATGTACGAAtacacactggagagaagccctatgaatgtaatgaatgtgggaaagcctacAATAGGTTTTATCTACTAACTGAACATTTTAAAACTCACACAGAGGAGAAGCCCTTTGAATGTAAGGTATGTGGAAAATCCTTCAGAAGCTCTTCATGCCTTAAGAATCACTTTAGAATTCACACTGGAATAAAACCCTATAAATGTAAGGAGTGTGGGAAAGCATTCACTGTTTCCTCAAGCTTACATAATCATGTAAAAAtccatactggagagaagccctatgaatgtaaggaCTGTGGGAAAGCCTTTGCTACATCTTCACAACTCATTGAACATAtaagaactcacactggagagaaaccgtatatatgtaaggaatgtgggaaaaccTTCCGTGCTTCTTCACACCTACAGAAACATGttagaattcacactggagagaaaccctatatatgt